The sequence below is a genomic window from Methanomicrobiales archaeon.
TCCTGCATGAGACATCCGCCGCTCGGAGGAGGGCGGCGGATGGTCCGGGGGGTGTGCCGGGGGGACAGCGGGGAAAGGGGGCGGAGATGCTATGCCGGAAGGGTCTGCCGCAGGACGGAACGCCCGTACGGAGGCTGACCTTTCCGTGCCCACCCGCTTGTGCACGAGCTGCGAAGGGAAGAGGGCTGCCGCAGGATCCGCCTTTCCGGCGAAGTCCCCGCAGGTGGTTCTCTCTCCTTACGGTCCTTCAAAGCACCGTTCACTCCCCTCCCCGGATGGCACCGATCCGGGCTGCCATTGCGGGGACGGCAGGGGAAGGTTCTACAACGATCGAATCGCCCATCCGCAGGCGGGCATGCTCTTCTGCGGATGCCGTGGGTGCATGGCGCCTCTGGGGCAGGGGACAGGAAGAAAATCATGGTATATGGGGGAACAAAACCTTTTCGCACCAATCCTCACCGTATGTGAAACGAGGGGAATCTATCCGGATTCCGGTCCCGGGGGAGAGGTATCTTCGAGTTCGTTCGGATGCACCCGATCACGGTTCGGAACCCGTAGGAACGTGAACAACGCCGCAGCGAACTCCTGCCCGTGAATACGCCTCTCTGTACCTTCGGATTGCAGCCGGGACCCCGGGTGCACGAGCACAACTTTTTTTACATTAAGGTAACTTAAGATGCTTAATTCGGGCGTATACCCCTGTATCTTCCGAAACTGCGCATTTAAAGGGTGCACCTTTTCGAAAACTTTAATAAAACGCCAAACGACTTTTAGTTGAACCACAAAAGGTTTGTAGTTGCTCTCGTGCACAGCACGCGGGGAGGATGCTAAATGGTTGACCAAATTGTGTTTGGCATCGGAATAACTGCACTGGCCGGAGCTCTCGCCACTGTGGCCGGCGCTGCGGAAGACACGGAATCTGATATCGGGTCCCAGGGTGATCCGAACTCTCAGGTTCAGCTGGCTCCGCAGATGGGGTACATTCACCGAATTTTCAACAAAGCGATTGCCGGTGAACCCCCTGCCTACGGATTGTGGGTAGCGCTGGGTGCTGGAGTGGCATGGGCTCTGATGGCCATGCAGGTGAATGCGGTGCTCGCGATCATCCTCGGTTCTGCGCTGGCAGTCTTCGTTCAGGGGATCTATGCCACCACGGCATACCTGGGGAGAATCGCAAGTCTTGCAAAGTTCGGACAGCCGGTGTACATCGATATCATCAAGTCGATGACCACCGTGACCATGGCGCACGCGTTCGTGGCCGTATTCACGACTGTGACGGTGTGCTACCTGATCAACGTGGCTCTGGGCCACCCGTTCCCGCTGCCGCTGCTCGGCCTCGTATGGGGTATTGCCCTCGGTGCGGCAGGTTCTGCGACCGGTAACCCGTTCTACGGGAAAGAGCGGCAGTACCAGTCCCAGAAGTTCGGTGCGGGCGTACCGATTGCTGCTTCGGGCAACATCGTGCGGTACGCAGAGGCCGGCGAGCGCAACTCGCTGGATAACGGATGGTTCTCGTCCAAACTCGGCGGTCCTGCGTCGGGTGTCTGTTTTGGTCTGATCGTCTTCTTCGAACTCTGGCGTACGGTCATCTTCG
It includes:
- the mtrE gene encoding tetrahydromethanopterin S-methyltransferase subunit E; the encoded protein is MVDQIVFGIGITALAGALATVAGAAEDTESDIGSQGDPNSQVQLAPQMGYIHRIFNKAIAGEPPAYGLWVALGAGVAWALMAMQVNAVLAIILGSALAVFVQGIYATTAYLGRIASLAKFGQPVYIDIIKSMTTVTMAHAFVAVFTTVTVCYLINVALGHPFPLPLLGLVWGIALGAAGSATGNPFYGKERQYQSQKFGAGVPIAASGNIVRYAEAGERNSLDNGWFSSKLGGPASGVCFGLIVFFELWRTVIFEEIANGWGAVIVGILVILIFAVIDRYIEIWARKTYGPYGKPEEAA